From Psychroflexus torquis ATCC 700755, the proteins below share one genomic window:
- a CDS encoding M14 family metallopeptidase produces the protein MKYIFTIVILVSLFNLSNAQDLKSPDEFLGYPIGSEFTRHHEIINYFEHLAKNSSLATFSSYGQTNERRPLSYVVITSEENHNNLESIRKNNLKQTGILDGDFSSDIAIVWLSYNVHGNEASSAEASMVTAYELMTNQENVLDNTIVIIDPSVNPDGRDRYVNWYNQVKSSPYTAYQDAIEHNEPWPGGRPNHYLFDLNRDWMWATQIETQQRLKIYNLWMPHVHVDFHEQGINSPYYFAPAAKPFHKIITNFQREFQTQIGKNNAKAFDEKKWAYFTRERFDLFYPSYGDTYPTYNGAIGMTYEQAGSGQAGLGVNTDEGYELTLKDRIKHHVQSGLSTVKTSSENAEKLNSEFKNYFKNTVDFDYYVLVGEQSKLNTLTKLFDQHDYEYQFSKEKKLKGKPIYSTAKISFDADQALVVPANQPKSKMLKVLLEADPELSTPLTYDITSWNLALAHGVEAYTISGDINTQPNENPYSQESVEVGTVGYIAPWKSITDAKFLTELLKNKIDVRATTKPFKIENESYDRGSLILTKTNNRDSNFDSLVVELANKYRIKLAATKTSFSDSGTDFGSPDIKKINSQRIAVLRGDDVSSLSYGSIWHFFEQELNYPIISIDTEDLTGIDLNNYDILILPSGSYSKIFNKKKLSSMSDWIKNGGKLIAMSNALSTFEGKKGFGLEKVEVKKDSTQNNLISYAERKKEGTKDNITGAIFNIKVDNTHPLAFGYTDSYATLKTSSAAYKHLKNGFNVGYIENTPERLSGFAGEKALEKISKSLVFGEQRLGRGSIIYMVDDVLFRSFWENGKLFFVNALFMVNNRSQTFK, from the coding sequence ATGAAATACATCTTTACTATTGTAATATTAGTTAGCCTTTTTAATTTAAGTAATGCTCAAGACTTAAAGTCTCCAGATGAATTTTTAGGTTACCCAATAGGATCGGAGTTTACTCGCCATCATGAAATTATAAATTATTTTGAGCATCTCGCTAAAAATAGTTCCCTAGCTACTTTTTCATCTTATGGTCAAACCAACGAACGAAGACCCTTAAGCTATGTGGTAATTACTTCAGAAGAGAATCATAATAATCTTGAAAGCATACGAAAAAACAATTTAAAACAAACGGGCATTTTGGATGGAGACTTCTCTTCAGACATAGCTATTGTTTGGTTAAGTTATAATGTTCATGGTAATGAGGCCTCTAGTGCAGAAGCCTCTATGGTTACTGCTTATGAACTTATGACCAATCAGGAAAACGTGTTGGACAATACAATTGTTATAATAGATCCAAGTGTAAATCCAGATGGCAGAGATCGTTATGTTAACTGGTACAACCAAGTAAAATCATCCCCTTACACAGCATATCAAGATGCTATTGAGCATAACGAACCATGGCCTGGAGGAAGACCCAACCACTATCTTTTCGATTTAAATAGAGACTGGATGTGGGCTACTCAAATAGAAACCCAACAACGACTAAAAATTTATAACTTATGGATGCCTCATGTTCATGTAGATTTTCATGAACAAGGCATTAACAGTCCTTATTATTTTGCACCAGCAGCAAAGCCCTTTCATAAGATTATTACCAATTTTCAAAGAGAGTTTCAGACCCAAATTGGAAAAAATAATGCTAAAGCATTTGACGAAAAAAAATGGGCCTATTTCACTAGAGAACGTTTCGATTTATTTTACCCCAGTTACGGAGATACCTACCCTACTTACAATGGAGCTATAGGTATGACTTACGAACAAGCGGGAAGTGGCCAAGCTGGCCTTGGTGTAAATACCGATGAAGGTTACGAGCTCACCTTAAAAGATCGTATAAAGCACCATGTGCAAAGTGGGTTATCCACGGTAAAAACATCTTCTGAAAATGCTGAAAAACTTAATTCTGAATTTAAAAACTACTTTAAAAATACTGTAGATTTTGATTACTATGTTCTTGTTGGTGAGCAGAGTAAACTAAATACACTGACTAAATTATTTGATCAACATGATTATGAGTACCAGTTCTCAAAAGAAAAAAAACTAAAGGGTAAACCTATTTACAGCACTGCAAAAATATCTTTTGATGCTGACCAGGCTTTAGTTGTCCCAGCTAATCAACCCAAGTCTAAAATGCTAAAAGTCCTATTGGAAGCGGACCCAGAGTTGAGCACTCCCCTCACCTACGATATCACCTCTTGGAATCTTGCCTTAGCTCATGGAGTGGAGGCTTATACAATTAGCGGTGATATAAACACTCAACCAAATGAAAATCCATATTCTCAAGAATCTGTTGAGGTGGGAACTGTGGGCTACATTGCCCCATGGAAGAGTATAACTGATGCCAAATTCTTAACAGAGTTACTCAAGAACAAGATTGATGTAAGAGCGACAACAAAACCTTTTAAAATCGAAAATGAATCTTATGATAGAGGTAGCCTAATTTTAACAAAGACCAATAACAGAGATTCCAATTTTGATTCTCTGGTTGTTGAACTCGCTAATAAGTATCGTATCAAATTAGCAGCTACTAAAACTAGTTTTTCAGATTCGGGAACAGATTTTGGCTCTCCAGATATAAAGAAAATTAACTCACAACGCATTGCTGTTTTAAGGGGTGATGATGTGTCATCTTTGAGTTATGGGTCTATTTGGCATTTCTTTGAACAAGAACTGAACTACCCTATTATTTCTATAGATACTGAGGATCTTACTGGGATAGACCTAAATAATTACGATATTTTAATCCTACCGAGTGGATCTTACTCTAAAATTTTTAATAAAAAGAAATTATCTTCTATGTCCGATTGGATTAAAAATGGAGGGAAACTTATAGCTATGAGCAATGCTTTATCCACTTTTGAAGGAAAGAAAGGATTTGGCCTAGAAAAAGTGGAAGTTAAAAAAGACTCCACTCAAAATAATCTTATCTCTTATGCTGAAAGAAAAAAAGAAGGTACCAAGGATAATATCACTGGTGCTATCTTTAATATTAAGGTAGATAACACCCACCCCTTAGCCTTTGGATATACAGATTCTTATGCCACCTTAAAAACCAGTTCTGCAGCCTATAAACACCTCAAAAACGGCTTTAATGTTGGCTATATAGAAAATACTCCAGAACGCTTAAGCGGTTTCGCTGGCGAAAAGGCTTTAGAAAAAATTTCTAAATCTCTAGTTTTTGGAGAACAACGCTTAGGTCGTGGAAGTATTATTTATATGGTAGATGATGTCTTATTCCGATCCTTTTGGGAAAATGGCAAACTCTTTTTCGTTAATGCTCTGTTTATGGTTAATAATAGGAGTCAAACTTTTAAATAA